A stretch of Perognathus longimembris pacificus isolate PPM17 chromosome 1, ASM2315922v1, whole genome shotgun sequence DNA encodes these proteins:
- the Elp1 gene encoding elongator complex protein 1 isoform X2: MVKNEIPLVAEGFLPEDGSVCIVGIQDLLDQESVCVATASGDVLLCNLKTHQLECVGSVASGISVMSWSPDQELVLLATGQQTLIMMTRDFDPITEKQIHQDDFGESKFITVGWGKKETQFHGSEGRQAAFQMQTHEPALPWDDHRPHVTWRGDGQFFAVSVVCPETGARKVRVWNREFALQSTSEPVAGLGPVLAWKPSGSLIACTQDKPNQQDVVFFEKNGLLHGQFTLPFFKDEVKVNDLLWNVDSSVLAVWLEDLPREDSSTLKSYVQLWTVGNYHWYLKQSLPFSTSGKSKIVSLMWDQVTPYRLHVLCQGWHYLCYDWHWTTDRSSGDNSSDLANVAVIDGNRVLVTVFRQTVIPPPMSTYRLLLPHPVNQVTFSANPDKSNNLAILDASNQISIYKCGDSPSVDPTVKLGAVGGNGFKVPLRTPHLEKRYTIEFENNEDQEANPLKLSLLTWIEEDMFLGVSHSQSSPQSVLHHLTIAPSEEDKEEGQLNVSSSVMVDGVIISLCCSSKTKSLALQLADGQVLKYFWKPPSLAVEPWKNFGGFPVRFPYPCTQIELAMIGGEECVLGLTDKCRFFINDTEVASNITSFAVYDEFLLLTTHSHTCQCFPLKDASFKTLQAGLCSSHVANGEILRKVERGSRIVTVVPQDTKLILQMPRGNLEVVHHRALVLAQIRKWLDKLMFKEAFECMRKLRINLNLIHDHNPKVFLENVETFIRQIDSVNHINLFFTELKEEDVTKTMYPPPLTSSLHLSRDPDGKKLDLICDAMRAAMETINPHKYCLSILTSHVKKTTPELETVLQKVHELQENAPGVPDAVSAEEALKYLLLLVDVNELYNHSLGTYDFDLVLMVAEKSQKDPKEYLPFLNTLKKMEANYQRFTIDKYLKRYERAIGHLSKCGPEYFSECLNLIKDKNLYKEALKLYSPNSQQYKAISIAYGEHLIQENLHEPAGLVFARCGAHEEALSAFLTCGSWQQALCMAVQLHFSQDQLAGLGRTLAGKLAEQRKLSEAAIVLEQYAQDYEEAVLLLLEGAAWEEALRLVYKYNRLDIIETNIKPSLLEAQKNYMMFLDSQTSAFTRHKERLQVVRELKEQAQQGNVDDDVHHGQESDLFSETSSVVSGSEMSGKYSHSNSRISARSSKNRRKAERKKHSLKEGSPLEDLALLEALNEVVQSIEKMKDEVHSILKVLFLFEFDEQGRELQTAFEGTLQLMERSLPEIWTLAYQQTSAMPVLGPNSTANSIMASYQQQKTSVPVLDAEIFIPPKIDRRTQWKLSLLE, encoded by the exons CTGGAATGTGTTGGGAGTGTGGCCAGTGGTATCTCTGTTATGAGCTGGAGTCCTGACCAAGAGCTGGTGCTTCTTGCCACAG GTCAACAGACCCTGATTATGATGACAAGAGACTTTGACCCAATCACAGAGAAGCAAATCCACCAAGATGATTTTGGCGAAA GCAAATTTATCACTGTTGGATGGGGCAAGAAGGAGACCCAGTTCCATGGTTCAGAAGGCAGGCAAGCAGCTTTTCAGATGCAAACG CATGAGCCTGCTTTGCCCTGGGATGACCACAGGCCACATGTTACCTGGCGTGGAGATGGACAGTTTTTTGCTGTGAGTGTTGTTTGTCCAGAAACAG GAGCTCGGAAGGTCAGAGTGTGGAACCGCGAGTTTGCTTTGCAGTCAACCAGTGAACCTGTGGCAGGACTGGGACCTGTGCTGGCTTGGAA ACCCTCAGGCAGTTTGATTGCATGTACACAAGATAAACCCAACCAGCAAGATGTTGTGTTTTTTGAGAAAAATGGCCTTCTTCATGGACAATTTACACTTCCTTTCTTCAAAGATGAGGTTAAG GTTAATGATTTGCTGTGGAATGTGGATTCCTCAGTGCTTGCTGTTTGGCTAGAAGACCTTCCGAGGGAAGACAGTTCCACTCTGAAATCCTATG TTCAGCTCTGGACTGTTGGAAACTATCACTGGTATCTCAAACAAAGCCTGCCCTTCAGCACCAGTGGGAAGAGCAAGATTGTGTCCTTGATGTGGGACCAGGTGACACCATACCGGCTGCATGTTCTCTGTCAGGGCTGGCATTACCTCTGTTATGACTGGCACTGGACAACTGACCGGAGCTCAGGAGATAATTCAAGTGACTTGGCAAATGTGGCTGTCATTGATGGAA aCAGAGTGTTGGTGACAGTCTTCCGACAGACTGTGATCCCACCTCCCATGAGTACCTACAGACTGCTGCTTCCACACCCAGTGAATCAGGTCACATTCTCTGCAAACCCTGACAAGAGCAACAACCTTGCTATCCTAGATGCCAGTAACCAGATATCTATTTATAAGTGTG gtGATAGTCCAAGTGTGGATCCGACAGTGAAGCTGGGAGCTGTGGGTGGAAATGGATTTAAAGTTCCCCTCAGAACACCTCATCTGGAAAAGAGATACAC AATTGAGTTTGAGAATAATGAAGATCAAGAAGCAAACCCACTGAAACTCAGCCTTCTCACCTGGATTGAAGAAGACATGTTCCTGGGTGTTAGCCACAGTCAGTCTAGCCCACAGTCTGTCCTTCACCACTTGACTATAGCCCCTTCTGAAGAGGATAAAGAGGAAGGACAACTCAATGTCAG TTCATCTGTGATGGTGGATGGGGTTATAATTAGTCTATGTTGCAGTTCCAAGACCAAATCCTTAGCATTACAGCTGGCTGATGGCCAAGTACTTAAATATTTTTGGA AGCCACCTTCTTTAGCTGTTGAGCCATGGAAGAACTTTGGGGGATTTCCTGTTCGCTTTCCTTACCCATGTACACAGATTGAATTGGCCATGATTGGAGGAGAG GAATGTGTCCTTGGTCTGACTGACAAGTGTCGTTTTTTCATCAATGACACTGAG GTTGCATCAAATATCACATCATTTGCAGTGTATGATGAGTTTTTATTGTTGACAACCCATTCCCATACCTGCCAGTGTTTTCCCCTGAAGGATGCTTCATTTAAAA CATTGCAGGCAGGTCTGTGCAGCAGTCATGTAGCTAATGGGGAAATTCTGCGAAAGGTGGAGAGGGGCTCACGGATTGTCACAGTTGTGCCCCAGGACACAAAACTTATATTACAG atGCCCAGGGGGAACTTGGAAGTTGTTCATCATCGAGCCCTCGTTTTAGCTCAGATTCGGAAGTGGCTGGACAA ACTTATGTTTAAAGAAGCATTTGAATGCATGAGAAAACTGAGAATTAATCTCAATCTGATTCATGATCATAACCCAAAG gtGTTTCTTGAAAATGTGGAAACCTTCATAAGACAGATAGATTCTGTAAACCATATCAATTTGTTTTTCACAGAACTGAA AGAAGAAGATGTCACAAAAACCATGTACCCTCCACCACTTACCAGCAGTCTTCATCTGTCCAGAGATCCTGATGGGAAAAAACTGGACCTTATCTGCGATGCCATGAGAGCAGCCATGGAGACCATCAACCCCCACAA GTACTGCCTGTCAATACTCACATCTCACGTGAAGAAGACGACCCCAGAGCTGGAAACCGTGCTGCAGAAAGTGCATGAGCTTCAAG AAAATGCTCCAGGAGTTCCTGATGCTGTGAGTGCAGAGGAGGCCTTGAAATATCTGCTGCTTCTAGTAGACGTTAATGAATTATACAATCATTCTCTTGGGACCTATGACTTTGATTTGGTCCTCATGGTAGCTGAGAAGTCACAGAAG gatcccaaagaatatcttccttttcttaatactcttaagaaaatggaagctaATTACCAGCGGTTCACTATAGACAAATACTTGAAACGATACGAAAGAGCCATTGGCCACCTCAGCAAATGTG GGCCAGAGTACTTCTCAGAATGCCTAAacttaataaaagataaaaacttgTATAAAGAAGCTCTGAAGTTATACTCTCCAAACTCACAGCAGTATAAG gccatCAGCATTGCATATGGAGAGCACCTGATACAGGAGAACCTGCATGAACCTGCGGGGCTTGTATTTGCCCGCTGTGGTGCCCATGAGGAggctctctctgcctttctgacTTGTGGCAGTTGGCAACAAGCACTCTGCATGGCAGTTCAGCTTCACTTTTCTCAAGACCAGTTGGCTGGTCTAGGGAGAACTCTGGCAG GCAAGCTAGCGGAGCAGAGGAAGCTCAGTGAAGCAGCGATAGTTCTGGAACAGTATGCCCAG GATTATGAAGAAGCTGTGCTCTTGCTTTTAGAAGGAGCTGCCTGGGAAGAAGCCCTGAGACTT gtATACAAGTATAATAGACTGGATATTATAGAAACCAACATAAAGCCTTCATTGTTAGAAG cccagaaaaattaCATGATGTTTCTGGACTCTCAGACATCTGCATTTACTCGTCATAAAGAACGCTTACAAGTAGTTCGAGAGCTCAAAGAGCAGGCACAGCAGGGAAATGTGG ATGATGATGTTCATCATGGTCAAGAGTCAGACCTGTTCTCTGAAACCAGCAGTGTTGTGAGTGGCAGTGAGATGAGTGGCAAATACTCCCATAGTAACTCCAGGATATCAGC GAGGTCATCTAAGAATCGCCGCAAAGCAGAACGAAAGAAGCACAGCCTCAAAGAAGGGAGTCCACTGGAGGATCTGGCCCTTTTAGAGGCACTGAATGAAGTGGTACAAAGCATTGAAAAAATGAAAG ATGAAGTACACAGTATTTTAAAGGTACTCTTTCTCTTTGAGTTTGACGAGCAAGGAAGGGAATTACAGACAGCATTTGAGGGTACGCTACAGTTGATGGAAAGATCACTCCCAGAAATTTGGACTCTTGCCTACCAGCAGACATCAGCAATGCCT